In Pedobacter sp. W3I1, one DNA window encodes the following:
- a CDS encoding Uma2 family endonuclease, which translates to MDEIVNEPAVAYQKRHYTIEEYLEMEKASTVKHEYFQGEIFAMSGATFNHNLIFSNIFGPLFFKLKGSKCIPFGSDMRMNISENTLFTYPDISIYCNEIKHLSEDGDTILQPTVIIEILSPSTKNYDRGKKFNLYKDIPSLKEYIMIDSESVLVEAYYIDDEQNWVLHKHEEISDILNLVSMGFDVALTDIYNHISFSAAM; encoded by the coding sequence ATGGATGAGATTGTAAACGAACCTGCTGTAGCTTACCAAAAAAGGCATTATACTATTGAAGAATACCTGGAGATGGAAAAAGCATCAACAGTAAAGCATGAGTATTTTCAAGGTGAAATATTTGCAATGTCTGGTGCGACCTTTAATCATAATCTTATATTTTCAAATATTTTCGGCCCCCTTTTCTTTAAATTAAAAGGTTCGAAATGCATTCCTTTTGGAAGTGATATGAGAATGAATATCTCAGAAAACACCTTGTTTACTTATCCAGATATTTCTATATACTGTAACGAAATCAAACATTTAAGTGAAGATGGAGACACTATTCTGCAACCAACCGTAATAATCGAAATCCTATCGCCATCAACCAAAAATTATGACAGAGGGAAAAAATTTAACCTGTATAAAGATATTCCATCATTAAAGGAATACATCATGATCGATTCGGAATCTGTGTTGGTAGAGGCTTATTACATTGATGATGAGCAAAATTGGGTACTCCATAAACACGAAGAGATTTCTGATATACTAAATCTCGTTTCGATGGGATTCGACGTAGCCTTAACCGATATTTATAACCATATTTCCTTTAGCGCTGCAATGTGA
- a CDS encoding exonuclease — protein sequence MILEDFIAITPTGLYCVYGDFYLDPQQPVKEAVVSHAHGDHAIGGSQNVYCTAATATFMKHRYRKFAAVDFYTKSYHEPFKIKEVTITFYSAGHILGSAQILMEYKGVKYLYTGDYKIEPDNTCEPFEFVEADVLITESTFANPETKHPSPIAEIQKLNETNTNIMLGAYALGKSQRIIQLLNEHCPTKNIMVHHSIMPFVKIYEDYGMKVGNYKMYDRKVMKNNQENQVYIVPPMVFHSYHKAINVVRAFASGWKNLQQQNGISLYISDHADWDAILETIEKVKPKQVWTLHGDGKQLKDHFKNKLEVKILNSKND from the coding sequence ATGATTTTAGAAGATTTTATTGCCATTACCCCAACTGGTTTATATTGTGTTTACGGTGATTTTTACCTCGATCCGCAACAGCCGGTTAAAGAAGCGGTGGTTTCACATGCGCATGGCGATCATGCTATTGGAGGAAGCCAGAATGTGTACTGTACTGCTGCTACTGCAACTTTTATGAAACACCGTTACCGCAAATTTGCAGCGGTAGATTTTTATACCAAAAGTTATCATGAGCCCTTCAAAATAAAAGAGGTTACTATTACTTTTTATTCTGCCGGACATATTTTGGGCTCTGCACAGATTTTAATGGAGTATAAGGGGGTAAAGTACCTTTATACTGGTGATTATAAGATTGAACCGGATAATACATGCGAGCCTTTTGAATTTGTAGAAGCAGACGTGTTGATTACGGAAAGTACCTTTGCTAATCCAGAAACCAAACATCCTTCACCAATAGCCGAAATTCAAAAGCTGAACGAAACCAATACGAATATCATGCTGGGTGCTTATGCATTGGGTAAAAGCCAGCGCATTATCCAGCTGCTCAACGAGCATTGCCCTACGAAGAACATTATGGTGCACCATAGCATTATGCCTTTTGTTAAAATCTATGAAGATTATGGCATGAAAGTAGGAAATTACAAAATGTACGATAGAAAGGTTATGAAAAATAATCAGGAAAATCAGGTTTATATTGTGCCACCAATGGTTTTTCATAGTTACCATAAGGCGATTAATGTAGTACGCGCCTTTGCCTCCGGATGGAAGAACCTGCAGCAGCAAAACGGGATTTCACTTTATATTTCTGATCATGCAGATTGGGATGCAATTTTAGAAACCATAGAAAAAGTTAAACCAAAACAGGTATGGACTTTACATGGTGATGGTAAACAGCTTAAAGATCATTTTAAAAATAAGCTGGAAGTTAAAATACTTAATAGTAAAAATGATTGA
- a CDS encoding phosphatase PAP2 family protein — protein MMESIQQFDVELFLKIHRGLSNGFFDWLMPLMRNRFFWSPLYLFIVVFCIKQYKKQGYYIIGMVLFTFAMGDLIASRVVKPLVSRVRPCNDLSLANDIIHRVPCGSGLSFPSAHATNHFAIAVFLICLFYSRWKPILPIGIFWAFIISFAQVYVGVHYPVDVTIGALLGITIGIICSRIFKKLQPDF, from the coding sequence ATGATGGAAAGCATACAGCAATTTGATGTAGAATTGTTTTTGAAAATCCACCGTGGACTTTCAAACGGCTTTTTTGATTGGTTGATGCCTTTAATGCGCAACCGTTTCTTTTGGTCGCCACTTTACCTTTTTATTGTTGTTTTTTGCATCAAGCAGTATAAAAAACAAGGTTATTATATCATTGGCATGGTACTGTTTACTTTTGCTATGGGTGATTTAATCGCCTCGAGGGTTGTAAAACCTTTGGTATCGCGTGTAAGGCCTTGCAATGATTTAAGTTTGGCGAACGATATCATCCACCGTGTTCCCTGTGGAAGCGGTTTAAGTTTTCCATCGGCGCACGCTACCAATCATTTTGCTATAGCTGTTTTTTTGATCTGCCTTTTTTATAGCAGATGGAAGCCTATTTTACCCATTGGTATATTCTGGGCATTTATCATCAGTTTTGCGCAGGTATATGTTGGCGTTCATTATCCTGTTGATGTAACTATTGGCGCTTTGCTAGGCATAACAATAGGCATTATCTGTTCGAGAATATTTAAAAAATTACAACCTGATTTTTAA
- a CDS encoding bifunctional 2-polyprenyl-6-hydroxyphenol methylase/3-demethylubiquinol 3-O-methyltransferase UbiG → MQRKWFQYWFNSPYYHILYQQRNDAEAEFFIDKLTHFLHPKADAKMLDIACGKGRHSIYLNKKGFDVTGIDLSEQSIKYAKQFENTKLHFLVHDMRRLFYINYFDIALNLFTSFGYFDTEKDHVNALKTFRKCLTADGILVLDYFNTEKIIRNLNSCETKSLDGITFHITKNVIDGKIIKKINFEDKQKIYNFEERVQAFSFEDFKRMLNKAGMIIEKTFGSYGLADFDENSSDRLILICKKA, encoded by the coding sequence ATGCAGCGCAAGTGGTTTCAATATTGGTTTAATTCGCCATATTATCATATTCTATATCAACAACGAAATGATGCTGAAGCCGAGTTTTTCATTGATAAACTTACGCATTTTCTTCACCCAAAGGCCGATGCCAAAATGTTGGATATTGCCTGTGGAAAAGGCCGACATTCTATTTACCTGAATAAAAAAGGCTTTGATGTTACCGGAATAGACCTGTCAGAACAAAGCATAAAATACGCCAAGCAATTCGAAAACACCAAATTACACTTCCTTGTTCACGACATGCGGAGACTGTTTTACATCAATTATTTTGATATAGCCTTAAATCTGTTTACCAGTTTTGGTTATTTTGACACAGAAAAAGACCATGTAAATGCGCTTAAAACTTTTCGCAAATGTTTAACCGCCGATGGTATTTTGGTGCTGGATTATTTTAACACCGAAAAGATCATTCGCAATTTAAATTCATGTGAAACGAAATCACTCGATGGCATAACTTTTCACATCACCAAAAATGTTATTGACGGGAAAATTATTAAAAAGATAAATTTCGAAGACAAACAAAAGATATATAATTTCGAAGAGCGGGTACAGGCATTTAGTTTTGAAGATTTTAAGCGTATGTTGAACAAAGCGGGGATGATTATCGAAAAAACCTTTGGCAGTTATGGCCTAGCGGATTTTGACGAAAACAGTTCTGACCGGTTAATCTTAATCTGTAAAAAAGCATGA
- the glmM gene encoding phosphoglucosamine mutase: MTLIKSISGIRGTIGGRAGDGLTPFDIVKFTAAYGSWVVQKTGNKRIVLGRDARISGEMVNNLVIGTLQGLGIEVIDLGLSTTPTVEVAVPDEKAGGGIILTASHNPKQWNALKLLNANGEFISDAEGKEVLDLAESADFDFADVDKLGKVIKNDTYLQKHIDKVLALQLVDVEAIKKADFKVVIDCVNSTGGIFIPALLKALGVSKVVELYCTPDGHFPHNPEPLPENLTEISKEVQKQNADLGIVVDPDVDRLCFVNEDGSMFGEEYTLVAVADYVLKNTPGNTVSNLSSTRALRDVTEKAGSEYNASAVGEVNVVNKMKATNAIIGGEGNGGIIYPESHYGRDALVGIALFLTHLAKFGKSISVLRASYPQYHISKNKITLTPEMDIDNLLKQVEEKYKNQPYSTIDGLKIEFDKTWVHLRRSNTEPIIRIYSEAENETIAENLANKIISDIKEILHL, from the coding sequence GTGACTTTAATAAAATCGATTTCAGGAATACGAGGAACCATAGGCGGAAGGGCTGGAGACGGCTTAACTCCATTTGATATTGTGAAATTTACAGCTGCTTATGGGAGCTGGGTAGTACAAAAAACAGGCAACAAAAGAATTGTTTTAGGCCGCGATGCCCGTATTTCGGGTGAGATGGTAAACAATTTGGTTATTGGGACTTTACAGGGCTTGGGTATTGAAGTGATCGATTTAGGTTTATCAACCACGCCAACTGTAGAAGTAGCCGTGCCTGATGAAAAAGCAGGTGGTGGTATCATTTTAACCGCGAGCCATAACCCAAAACAATGGAATGCCTTAAAATTGCTGAATGCAAACGGCGAGTTTATTAGCGATGCTGAGGGCAAAGAAGTTTTAGATTTGGCAGAAAGTGCTGATTTTGATTTTGCTGATGTAGATAAATTAGGTAAAGTAATTAAAAACGATACTTACCTTCAAAAACATATCGATAAAGTTTTAGCATTACAATTAGTTGATGTTGAGGCGATTAAAAAAGCTGATTTTAAAGTAGTAATCGACTGTGTAAATTCAACAGGGGGTATTTTTATCCCTGCTTTATTAAAAGCTTTGGGCGTGAGCAAGGTGGTAGAATTATATTGTACACCCGACGGACATTTCCCACACAATCCTGAGCCGCTACCTGAAAATTTAACTGAAATATCGAAAGAGGTTCAGAAACAGAATGCTGATTTAGGTATTGTAGTAGACCCGGATGTTGACCGTTTATGTTTTGTAAACGAAGATGGTAGCATGTTCGGCGAAGAGTATACTTTGGTAGCAGTAGCCGATTATGTATTGAAAAATACACCAGGAAATACAGTTTCAAACCTTTCATCAACACGTGCACTACGTGATGTGACCGAAAAAGCAGGATCAGAATACAATGCGTCGGCAGTAGGAGAGGTTAATGTGGTAAACAAAATGAAAGCTACCAACGCCATTATTGGTGGTGAAGGAAACGGTGGCATTATATACCCTGAATCGCATTATGGCAGAGATGCCTTAGTTGGTATTGCCTTATTTTTAACGCATTTGGCTAAATTTGGTAAATCGATCTCTGTGTTGAGAGCTAGTTATCCTCAATACCATATTTCTAAAAACAAGATTACTCTTACACCAGAAATGGATATTGATAATTTGTTGAAACAAGTAGAAGAGAAATATAAAAACCAGCCATATAGTACAATTGATGGGTTGAAGATAGAATTTGATAAAACTTGGGTACATTTGCGCCGTTCTAACACTGAACCAATCATCAGGATTTACAGTGAGGCAGAAAATGAAACCATTGCCGAGAATTTGGCTAACAAAATTATTTCTGACATTAAAGAAATATTACACCTTTAA
- a CDS encoding Uma2 family endonuclease — protein sequence MDEIINEPVLAYQKRHYTVEEYLEMEKESQEKHEYFQGEIFAMSGAGDNHNEIFSNVFGEIAYKLKGTPCRPYGSDKRMNIPENTLFTYPDISIYCNGLAHSDVDVDTSILPTVIIEILSPSTKNYDRGKKFNLYKDIPSLREYIMIDSESVLVEAYYIDDEQNWALHKHEEISDMLNLVSMGFDIALSDIYDHVRFSKEK from the coding sequence ATGGATGAGATTATAAATGAACCTGTTTTGGCCTATCAAAAAAGGCATTATACTGTTGAGGAATACCTTGAGATGGAAAAAGAATCGCAAGAAAAGCATGAGTATTTTCAAGGTGAAATATTTGCAATGTCTGGCGCTGGTGATAATCACAATGAGATTTTCAGCAATGTTTTTGGAGAAATAGCTTATAAGCTCAAAGGCACGCCATGCAGGCCCTATGGAAGTGATAAACGGATGAATATTCCCGAGAATACGTTATTTACCTATCCTGATATTTCCATTTATTGTAATGGTCTAGCGCATAGCGATGTTGATGTAGACACTTCAATTTTACCCACTGTGATCATCGAAATCCTATCTCCATCAACTAAAAATTACGACAGGGGCAAAAAATTTAATTTGTATAAAGATATTCCATCATTAAGAGAATACATTATGATCGATTCGGAATCTGTGTTGGTAGAGGCTTATTACATTGATGATGAGCAAAATTGGGCACTCCACAAACATGAAGAGATTTCTGATATGCTAAATCTTGTTTCGATGGGGTTTGATATAGCGTTAAGCGACATTTATGATCATGTTCGCTTTAGTAAGGAGAAATGA
- the coaE gene encoding dephospho-CoA kinase (Dephospho-CoA kinase (CoaE) performs the final step in coenzyme A biosynthesis.) yields MYKVGITGGIGSGKTTACKVFEVLGIPVFYADTVAKEIMCTDVLLMEGIKSTFGKESYFEDGKLNNKHIAGIVFNNDEKLAKLNALVHPAVFRAFDAWEATIPSTVPYTLKEAAILFESGSYKLCDTTILIIAPYEVKLKRLMQRDGVTEEQVMARMDKQLSDEEKTKMADHFIVNDEQQSIIEQVLALHREFLKSAKKSNSTNA; encoded by the coding sequence ATGTATAAAGTAGGTATAACAGGCGGCATAGGAAGTGGTAAAACAACTGCTTGCAAGGTTTTTGAAGTATTGGGAATCCCTGTGTTTTATGCCGATACCGTTGCCAAAGAAATCATGTGCACGGATGTATTGTTGATGGAGGGGATTAAATCTACTTTCGGAAAAGAAAGTTATTTTGAAGATGGGAAACTGAATAACAAACATATTGCCGGCATCGTTTTTAATAACGATGAAAAGCTTGCAAAATTAAATGCATTGGTTCATCCGGCAGTTTTTAGAGCATTTGATGCCTGGGAAGCAACCATTCCTTCAACAGTTCCTTATACTTTAAAAGAAGCAGCAATACTGTTCGAAAGCGGTTCTTATAAATTGTGCGATACTACAATTTTGATTATCGCCCCTTACGAAGTTAAATTAAAGCGTTTAATGCAACGCGATGGTGTTACTGAAGAGCAAGTGATGGCCCGCATGGATAAACAGCTCAGCGATGAAGAAAAGACAAAAATGGCCGATCATTTTATTGTTAATGATGAGCAGCAATCCATAATCGAACAGGTTTTAGCTTTACACCGGGAATTTCTTAAGTCGGCCAAAAAATCAAACAGCACCAACGCTTAA
- a CDS encoding ZIP family metal transporter, with product MEIWKLCVLFFCAFLGGTAIFLVKSDKSKLLKLILSFSGAYLFAITVLHLIPDAYSGPDKWQIGIFILIGFLLQIFLEQFSEGVEHGHIHKHHDGHIFPFGIMISLCLHAFLEGMPLAKEQHNELIFGISLHHIPAAFALASILMQNHFKKSSIVFYLIVFAIMAPLGFYVSVGLSNGTIGGLDAYFNKIMGIVIGIFLHISTTILFESSADHKINTRKMIAVLFGIGVALIGFFAGH from the coding sequence ATGGAAATCTGGAAACTCTGCGTACTCTTTTTTTGTGCCTTTTTAGGCGGAACCGCTATTTTTTTGGTAAAAAGTGATAAATCTAAATTACTTAAACTGATTTTATCTTTTAGTGGAGCCTATTTATTTGCCATTACGGTTTTACATTTAATTCCTGATGCCTACAGCGGGCCTGATAAATGGCAGATTGGCATTTTCATCCTGATTGGCTTCTTATTACAAATTTTCTTAGAACAGTTTTCAGAAGGTGTAGAACATGGGCACATCCATAAACATCACGACGGGCATATATTTCCCTTTGGAATTATGATCAGTTTGTGTTTGCATGCTTTTTTAGAGGGAATGCCTTTAGCAAAAGAACAGCACAATGAACTTATTTTTGGAATTTCGTTACACCATATTCCTGCAGCCTTTGCATTAGCCAGTATATTAATGCAGAATCATTTTAAAAAAAGCAGCATTGTATTTTATCTGATTGTGTTTGCCATTATGGCGCCCCTTGGCTTTTATGTAAGTGTTGGCTTAAGCAACGGAACCATTGGCGGTTTAGATGCCTATTTCAATAAAATTATGGGCATTGTAATTGGTATTTTCTTACACATTTCTACCACTATATTATTCGAATCGAGTGCCGATCATAAAATTAATACCCGTAAAATGATTGCCGTTTTATTTGGAATTGGTGTAGCATTAATTGGTTTCTTTGCCGGACATTAA
- a CDS encoding DUF5522 domain-containing protein: MLKEGEDFYFNEDGLMVFTESYHLKRGYCCKNKCKHCPWGYGKKKAKK; encoded by the coding sequence ATGTTAAAAGAAGGCGAAGATTTTTACTTTAACGAAGATGGACTGATGGTTTTTACCGAATCCTACCATCTAAAGCGTGGTTATTGCTGCAAAAATAAGTGTAAGCACTGTCCATGGGGTTATGGGAAGAAGAAAGCGAAGAAGTGA
- a CDS encoding cysteine desulfurase family protein produces the protein MKRVYLDNAATTPLDAAVIAEMTNVMENYFGNPSAIHALGREVRTLVEKARKTVSGLLSASPSEIFFTSGGTEADNTAIRCGISAYGIKHAITSKIEHHAVEHTLNTMLKNGEIDKLSFVNIDEKGNIDYNHLEELLQNNERTFVSLMHANNELGTLTDMIKVGDICEKYNAIYHADTVQTMGHYPHNVRELKAHFIVCAAHKLHGPKGVGFLYVNSNIKIPPMIYGGAQERNMRGGTENVYGIVGLAKALEIAYAEMDQHQSYIQGLKDYLKAQLIAEIPGIGFNGETDADKSLYTVLNVSFPEMDMADMLLFNLDINGICASGGSACSSGSNIGSHVLNGIKADPNRPSVRFSFSKYTTKEELDYVIEKVKMVVKQNALA, from the coding sequence ATGAAAAGGGTCTATTTAGATAATGCGGCCACAACGCCTTTAGATGCTGCAGTAATCGCAGAAATGACAAACGTGATGGAAAACTATTTCGGTAATCCATCTGCCATTCATGCGCTTGGACGTGAAGTGAGAACGCTTGTAGAGAAAGCCCGTAAAACTGTTTCTGGCCTCTTAAGTGCCTCTCCATCCGAAATATTTTTTACTTCAGGAGGTACCGAGGCTGATAATACAGCTATCCGTTGTGGAATTTCTGCTTATGGAATTAAACATGCCATTACTTCAAAAATAGAGCACCATGCTGTGGAGCATACTTTAAATACGATGCTTAAAAATGGCGAGATCGATAAATTAAGTTTCGTTAATATTGACGAAAAAGGAAATATCGACTACAACCATTTAGAAGAACTGCTTCAAAATAACGAACGTACTTTTGTTTCGCTAATGCATGCCAATAACGAGTTGGGTACACTCACTGATATGATTAAAGTTGGCGATATCTGCGAAAAATACAATGCCATTTATCATGCCGATACCGTGCAAACCATGGGCCATTATCCACATAACGTACGCGAGCTTAAAGCACATTTTATTGTTTGCGCAGCACACAAGCTTCACGGACCTAAGGGCGTTGGCTTTTTATATGTAAACAGCAATATTAAAATCCCACCAATGATTTATGGTGGTGCGCAAGAGCGCAATATGCGTGGTGGTACAGAAAATGTGTATGGTATTGTAGGTTTGGCAAAGGCCTTAGAAATTGCTTATGCAGAAATGGACCAGCATCAGTCGTACATTCAGGGCTTAAAAGATTATTTGAAAGCACAGTTAATTGCAGAGATTCCGGGTATTGGCTTTAACGGCGAAACTGATGCCGATAAAAGTTTGTACACGGTATTAAATGTATCGTTCCCAGAGATGGACATGGCCGATATGTTGTTGTTTAATTTAGACATTAATGGCATCTGTGCTTCTGGTGGCAGTGCATGCTCCTCTGGTTCAAATATTGGCTCGCATGTGTTAAATGGCATTAAGGCCGATCCAAACCGTCCTTCCGTTCGCTTTTCATTTAGTAAATACACTACCAAAGAAGAGTTGGATTACGTAATAGAAAAAGTTAAAATGGTAGTAAAGCAAAATGCTTTGGCTTAA